Below is a genomic region from Spirochaetales bacterium.
CCGAGGTAACGATGAAATTTCCGGCTTTCACGGCCTGTGAATACGGCCCGATCGCTTTAGGGGCGCCGTTGGTTTGCACGGATGATAGTCCCATTATCTTCCTCCTTGAAGGGTCGATTGATATGTGCCTTGATGAAATCAGTATTTTCTATCGTGAGCGAAGATGATCCCGCCGGGCGTTTTCTATTTTCTGCATCTTTTTGAAATATTCCGCCTGCTTGACGATCTCTTCGACGTCTGTTGTAAATATCTTGTTGTCCACGACCCTCAGTTTTCTGTTCTCGAAAAGTTTTTTAAGATACATTTCCCCGTCTTTGAGGGGAAGTCCGCAGAAATTGAGGAGTTCGTTCGGACCGAACTCAAAGGTATAATTTTCACCGGCATTGATGCGAATCCTGTTTTTTTCAAGTTGAATACTCAGAGCATCATACATCTTGCCGATAGAATCCTTCACCATTGTGTTTCCAAGCTGCTTGTAAATAAACCAGATCCTCTCCGCGAGAATAGTGGTGAGTTTTGTGATAAGCTGGGGCTGGGTTTGTACCATCATCTGAAAGTTTTTCTTGTTGACGGTCAACAGGGTACAATCCTCGTATGCGATCGCAGACGCCGAACGAGGTTTGTTTTCGATGAGCGCCATCTCCCCGAAAATATCCCCGGGCTTGAGAATCGCAAGCATTACTTCGTTGTTGTTCACTATTTTTGTAATCTTGACGCTTCCCTTCTGAATGATATAAAGTTCTTTTCCCGGTTCGTTCTCGCTGAAAAT
It encodes:
- a CDS encoding cyclic nucleotide-binding domain-containing protein, translated to MSSPLQLSIVNFKQGSYIIVEGKQKADHFYIIRSGKIRLTKEVEIVEEEGGNILTAGDFFGVVSTMSSHSHIETAMAMTDVSLISVHRNQYEILIKRNTPVAMKIIQGFSKKIRYLDEAHTRLTLRSTASADVSHLFKVAEYYAKQNMYNQAYYAYFRYIQYCPTGADLDIAKERLSLIKPYAKAVYLDGDLDSFNRVYPKNTMIFSENEPGKELYIIQKGSVKITKIVNNNEVMLAILKPGDIFGEMALIENKPRSASAIAYEDCTLLTVNKKNFQMMVQTQPQLITKLTTILAERIWFIYKQLGNTMVKDSIGKMYDALSIQLEKNRIRINAGENYTFEFGPNELLNFCGLPLKDGEMYLKKLFENRKLRVVDNKIFTTDVEEIVKQAEYFKKMQKIENARRDHLRSR